A single Phragmites australis chromosome 4, lpPhrAust1.1, whole genome shotgun sequence DNA region contains:
- the LOC133914257 gene encoding UDP-glucose 6-dehydrogenase 2, translated as MVKICCIGAGYVGGPTMAVIALKCPDIEVVVVDISEPRISGWNSDRIPIYEPGLDDVVKQCRGRNLFFSTEVHQHVGEADIVFVSVNTPTKTCGLGVGKAADLTYWESAARMIADVSCSDKIVVEKSTVPVKTAEAIEKILVHNSRGVKYQILSNPEFLAEGTAVQDLFAPDRVLIGGRETPEGRAAVKALKDVYAHWVPEDRIITTNLWSAELSKLAANAFLAQRISSVNAISALCEATGADVTQVAHSVGKDARIGPRFLSASVGFGGSCFQKDILNLVYICECYGLPEVASYWREVIRINDYQKSRFVNRVVSSMFNTVAGKKVGVLGFAFKKDTGDTRETPAIDVCRGLLGDKAVISIYDPQVTEEQVQRDLAMKQFDWDHPRHLQPMSPTDLAKQVAVAMDAYEAARDAHAVCILTEWDEFRSLDYKRMFDAMQKPAFIFDGRNVVDPGKLREIGFVVYAIGKPLDNWLKDMPAVA; from the coding sequence ATGGTGAAGATCTGTTGCATCGGCGCGGGGTACGTGGGCGGGCCGACGATGGCGGTGATCGCGCTCAAGTGCCCGGACATCGAGGTGGTGGTCGTCGACATCTCGGAGCCCCGCATCTCCGGGTGGAACAGCGACCGTATCCCCATCTACGAGCCCGGCCTTGACGACGTCGTCAAGCAGTGCCGCGGCCGCAACCTCTTCTTCAGCACCGAAGTGCACCAGCACGTCGGCGAGGCAGACATCGTGTTCGTCTccgtcaacacccccaccaaaACCTGCGGCCTCGGCGTGGGCAAGGCCGCCGACCTCACCTACTGGGAGAGCGCGGCGCGCATGATCGCGGACGTCTCCTGCTCCGACAAGATCGTGGTGGAGAAGTCCACCGTGCCCGTCAAGACCGCCGAGGCCATCGAGAAGATCCTCGTGCACAACAGCCGCGGCGTGAAGTACCAGATCCTGTCCAACCCGGAGTTCCTCGCCGAGGGCACGGCAGTGCAGGACCTGTTCGCGCCCGACCGCGTCCTTATCGGTGGCCGCGAGACCCCCGAGGGCCGCGCCGCCGTGAAGGCGCTCAAGGACGTGTACGCGCATTGGGTGCCCGAGGACCGCATCATCACCACCAACCTGTGGTCCGCCGAGCTGTCCAAGCTCGCCGCCAATGCCTTCCTAGCGCAGCGCATCTCCTCCGTGAACGCTATCTCGGCGCTCTGCGAGGCCACGGGCGCGGACGTGACCCAGGTGGCGCACTCCGTGGGCAAGGACGCGCGCATCGGCCCGCGCTTCCTCTCCGCCAGCGTCGGCTTCGGCGGGTCGTGTTTCCAGAAGGACATCCTCAACCTGGTCTACATCTGCGAGTGCTACGGCCTCCCCGAGGTGGCCAGCTACTGGAGGGAGGTGATCCGGATCAACGACTACCAGAAGAGCCGGTTCGTGAACCGCGTCGTCTCCTCCATGTTCAACACGGTCGCCGGCAAGAAGGTGGGCGTGCTGGGGTTCGCCTTCAAGAAGGACACGGGCGACACCCGCGAGACGCCGGCGATCGACGTCTGCAGGGGCCTGCTCGGGGACAAGGCGGTGATCAGCATCTACGACCCGCAGGTGACGGAGGAGCAGGTGCAGCGTGACCTCGCCATGAAGCAATTCGACTGGGACCACCCGCGCCACCTGCAGCCCATGAGCCCCACGGATCTGGCGAAGCAGGTCGCCGTGGCGATGGACGCCTACGAGGCCGCGCGCGACGCGCACGCCGTGTGCATCCTCACCGAGTGGGACGAGTTCAGGAGCCTCGACTACAAGCGCATGTTTGACGCCATGCAGAAGCCGGCCTTCATCTTCGACGGCCGCAACGTCGTCGACCCCGGGAAGCTCCGGGAGATCGGCTTCGTCGTCTACGCCATCGGGAAGCCGCTCGACAACTGGCTCAAGGACATGCCCGCCGTCGCATGA